In Sorex araneus isolate mSorAra2 chromosome 11, mSorAra2.pri, whole genome shotgun sequence, the sequence ACGACAAGAAGAGGCTGGTGCGGAAGGAAGCAGTGTCAGCCAGGGGAGAATGGTGCGTTTAGAGGTCCTGGGGGAGATGGGATGAAAAGAATCTCACCACTGGTTGATAAAACCACATTCTTTCTGCATGCAGGTTTTTGCTggggagccctggcagctgagccGGAAATGTTAGCCCGGACTGTCCCGACAATCTCACCTGGAATGACTGACTTGGGAGCTGTCTAGTCCCTGGCAAGGAGACTGACAGACACAACACCATCGCTGGCCTTTGTTGTGTGGAGTCCTTCATTCTAATGGCCTATGTAGTGACTGTGTGACTACTTGTGTTTGAAGAAAGTTCCATCCGGGGCTGCTTCCCTGGTCTGTCAGCAAACAGAAGGCACGCCCCTGAGGGGTGACTGCAGAGAAGGCCTCAAGACCAGGGGTGGTGACCCGCCCAGACCTGCTGGGGAATAAAGGTTTCTTTTACTAACACAGCTGCCAGGTACTCCCCCTCCCACTTCTGCTCAGTAGCACATATCCAGAAGTGTCACCACACAGGTTAAAAGGACAGCAACGGCCAAGGTTGGTGAGGAGCCCCTCAGTGCCTCCAAATAGGGCAAAGGCAGCAAGATCTGAACGTCTGCCCTGCCAGTCTTCACCTGGCCTCTGCCCAAGCACACATGACAGGCGCAGAAGAGAGTGAGAGCTACAGATCTTTAAAAAGCCCGAAACCTTTATTTTCACTCCATTCAGCGGCATATGACAAGTGGCAGTGACCTTGGCAGGAGGCCTAATGTCTTTGCCCTGTTGAGAAGCCAGGATGGTCTTGGCTCCAGCACGCAGTTTTCTTAGACACAAGCAGGAGAGAAGGTGGCCAACTCCAGACATGTAGCCAGACGGGCTCGGGCTCAACACCCAGCACATCGCTAGCTGCCTGATCTCCAGGAGGGCTGGAGCTTCCGTTTGCCTGAGTAAAGAGTTGTCAGTCCTCGGGTTTCCCTGCAGAGTAGCTGGTGGCAAGCCCACTGTTCTTTCTCAAGGGTTCCAAAGACCCCCAGGGGTTCTTGAGACCATGCAGGAAGCGGGAATGCTTCCAGCTCACACAGCCATCACAGACGCTGAGTGAGCAGCCACCCAGGGAGGTGGGTCCCAGCTCAGTCCATTCCCATGGGGCAGGTGACTGGAAGGCAGAAGCACCCGAGTAAGCCAGTGCCTAGGAGAGAAGACAAGTGTCTGAGTTCCCAAACGTCCTGTTACCCCTTTCTGGACCTCAGTCCTTAGCGAAGACAAAGCTACCAGGGCACTAATCAGAGAGAGGACGAAGTTCCAACTCTGCACCCAGGATcctagctcagcagtagagtgtGTATACCTTGTATATACAGGGCCTTCattaccaccaaaaaaaaagttcaaggggctggagcgatagcacaacaggtagggcatttgccttgcacgtagccaacccaggtttgaatcccagtgtcccacatggtcccctgagcaccaccaggagtaactcctgtgcatggctgggtgtgacccaaaaagaaaaaaaaaaaaaaagttcaagctTCGTTCAGTCAGTGCCCTTTTGAGCTAAACTTCAGGGCAAACGCGGTGACTAGCAAGAATGTAAGGAGATGGTATAAGACAGAGAAGTCACCTAATTATCAGTGCCTCAGGCACTAGAGagacggctcaaagggctggagcctttgctttgcatgcggaagCCCCAGatgcaacccccagcaccccaagatctcagcactgccaagaatagcccctgagcactgccagtgtggctcaagaattgaaggaaaataaaattacactgcCTCTTAGTAGTCATATTCTAATATACGATTGACTCTAGTTCTCTTGGGGTAAGAAGTTTTTTCACATTCTTCACATTTCTTCAGCATTAGTCAAGCCCAGGCCTGCCACTGGGATGTCAGATTACTCCAGCCTCACAAATCACTGACTTGGACACCACTGACATAGAGGAATTGAATGGTGGCCAATAGACCCAAGCTACAGGTacctcattgaagtttctcacaATTCCTTTATTCTTCAtcgttttttgttgttttaagattatacctgacagtgctccagactTAGTCCTacctcagtgcttggggatcactcatagcagggctcagggggaccactctcttgtgccagggatcaaaccccagtcagctataagcaaggcaagtgccttacctgctgtagtatctctagCCCTATCATAGTCACTTTCATCTATTTCGGTTTGGGGGCTGCATCAAGCCAAGTATGTGTTCCAGTCCAGCCCTCATCTACTAGTTAATCCTGTGTGTACGTGAAACCCGTTAAAATCTGAAATCCTAGAGTCCAGAACTACACTGTTCAATATGAGGACCATTAGCTACATCAGCTTATTTAGTGAGATTAAGTTAATCATTTCATCGGGCCAAAGTTACACAAGTACTGCACTGCTTTACAGCTGGCCCAGCTTCAATCACGGCATCCCAaagagtcccccaaacaccaccatgaataattcctgggtgtaaTCATGTCATCAGTATGGGAGCCAGTGGCAGGTCTGGGTGAGAGAATGATGGGCCAGGGCTTGACTAATGCTGACACCTTAGCGCAGGACTCAAAATGGGGGTGTCAGCAGGTCTAGATGCTTTACCTTCCTGTGTCCACACCCAGGAATATCTTCCAGTTGTCCAAGCAGCCGTAGTTGTAATGATTCTTAAAGACCTAAAGTCAAGAAAGATATGTTTATACAAATCCTTTTTACTTTATCCCTTTTAATTTTGGAGCCCAAAGGGCTCAAGCTCAGCTAGGTGAGTCCTGGCTTTTTTAGGACAGCTGCCCAAGTTGGCCCTGGCCATGGCCTGCTGGCAGGTCAGTGGCCACCAGCACTCCGCCCAAGCCCTTGGCCTTACTCACTCTGCCCTTGGCATTCAGCCGCCGTCGCTCCTTACTGTTGATGTGCCTCTCGATGCTGGTCTCACCTCGACTGATGAGAACAGCATGCCACACAGTCAGGGCGCCCAGGGCAAGTGCTACAGAactaaggaaaggggaaggatTGGTGGGGAGCCGGGAGGGAGGGGCGCGGAAGTGATCAACAGGTCTGAACTAGCACTGAGGGAACCTGGCTGGCTGGGGAACTGCCCACTTCTTACCCCAGCCTGCATCCTGGATGACCATTTCCTCCATCACAAAGTGGCCTCAACATGATCTAAGTATATGGTTCTTAATTTATCCAAATTAAGAACAAGcaggtgtgtgtggtggtgaggagagagagggaggtcaGTCTGTGTTATAATAGAAGAAATCTGTGTTTGAAATACCCGTATCAGGAAGGCAGTTGAGGGGAGCAAAGCCACCAAGGTTAGAATGGGTTGACACCACACCCAGATAGCTCAAACACAGAACATAACTACCTTGCGCCTCCCTCCAATTCCCAATTTTCCTAATGGCGTTTCTCCTCCAGGCAGTTTAACTTACCTTGCACAGGACACATACACGAGCACCCTCATGTGCTCTGCCCCCAGATGCAGGAGCAAACTGGGCATGGACTCTTGTCAGACTAAACCAGACTAAGAACTGTGCCAGTTGGCACAGGGGCAGGCTCCTGTCTGCATGTGGGCATCTGGAAAGGGTTTCTCTAAAGCTGCCCCTCCCTTAGACTGAAGAACGAGAGTCAGATACCTGCACAGGAACCAGAGGTAGACAAGACTCTTGTGAGTCACCCTTTCTCGGAAGGAGAAGGTGGGTGGTGGGGTCTGCTGATAGgtctagaaaaagaaaacagcacagTCTGGCCCCTTGGTCCTGCTGGCCTCCACCAGAGTCCCAGGCAGGGAAGTGATCCGTGCCCAGGACGAGAAACTAGGGGACAAAGCCACAGGGGAGCCGGGCAGCAGCCAGACGGACCAAGCCCAGCCGTCCCATAGAGACAAACACCGGGCAGAGCAGTTGGGACAGGATGCAAAGCACAGGAGGAGCCAACCCTGCGCCTGAGATTCCACAACACCAATGGGGCTCCAGGGGAGGCCACTGCACCCCCCAGCAGACACTCGTCACCGGCGGCCCTTCCGGGGAGGGGACCAGACCCACACCCAGGATGGGGCGAGGGACAGCTGGAGCTCCATGATGGAGCACTGTGGGCCTGAGATCCACTGCGAAGGAAGCGTCCTACCAAGCCTGGGCAGGCAGGGCGAAGGCTGACCAGGCAGGCCCCTGGAGCCCCTTTGCACAGACTAACACAGAGTCCTTGCTGCTCAGGCCTTCACGCCACAGAGAGACTTGGCCCAAAGAAGGTGTTTGCAGGCCACGACTGCAAACTCGCACGCCAAGGCCATTGCTTGCTCCAGGGCCCTCGGGTGAGCCCCAGGCAGCTCCCCAAAACACTCCTGATCCAGCCTACAGCTCGACTAGTGGGTCGGCCGGTCGCCTCAGCGACGCTCCACCCCCTGGCCTGAGCAGcaggagggagtggggtggggacggCCCACCTGGTTGGCAACCGCCTGCAGTTTGTTCTTGTCGAGCTGTTTCATTTTCTACGGGAATGAAAACAGCGCTGGTTACACTCTCAGGCGGTTAGGACAGGGGGACCAGCAGCCCCGAGCTGTGAGGGACACACTCTGTCTTCACAGCTTGCTACCGTGAAGCCGTCCTGCTCCCAACTCTGGGCTCACCTCGATGGCAGCATAAGCCTCCCGGAAAAGGTCCCAACTGCTGTAGCTGCAGTACACACAGCCCAGAGTCatgaagaagcagaaagagaagaaGTACCGGTGGTTATAGTGGCCCACACAGTTGTTTAGCCAGGCTGGCGGGAAAAGGATTAAGGACAAGATCAAACGTCCAACGGCAGGGAGTGTCCAGGCCTGTCTGGTTCATCCTTGGTTCATGATGCTGCCAACTGAGCTCAGGGATTCCAAAGGCGGGAAAATGGGCAACTCACCAGAGGTTGAAGTCGAAGCATTAAAAGGTTTTCAGAACCCAAAGAATTCCCAccggaaaattaaaaaaaaaaaaaaaatcccatcctACAGTGAAACG encodes:
- the ZDHHC16 gene encoding palmitoyltransferase ZDHHC16 isoform X1 encodes the protein MRGQRSLLLGPARLCLRLLLLLGSRRRCPPLLRGLVQRWRYGKVCLRSLLYNSFGGTDAAVDAAFEPIYWLVDNVIRWCGVVFVVLVVVLTSSIVAIAYLCVLPLIIQTYSVPRLCWHFFYSHWNLILIVFHYYQAITTPPGYPPQGRNDLATVSICKKCIYPKPARTHHCSICNRCVLKMDHHCPWLNNCVGHYNHRYFFSFCFFMTLGCVYCSYSSWDLFREAYAAIEKMKQLDKNKLQAVANQTYQQTPPPTFSFRERVTHKSLVYLWFLCSSVALALGALTVWHAVLISRGETSIERHINSKERRRLNAKGRVFKNHYNYGCLDNWKIFLGVDTGRHWLTRVLLPSSHLPHGNGLSWDPPPWVAAHSASVMAV